Within the Gordonia westfalica genome, the region CAGGGTCCCTCCCAGTCCGGCCCGCAGGCGTCGCCGCTGTTCAACCCGCCGCAGGGTCAGCCCGGCGGCCCGGGAGGCCAGCCCTACCCGACGCCGCAGCCGGCTCCGGGTAACTACCCGCCGCCCGGCAACTACCCCCCTCCGGGCAACTACCCTCCCCCCGGCTCCCAGTACCCCGGTGAGCAGCAGTATCCGGGTGAGCAGTATCCGGGTGAGCAGTTCCCCGGTGACGGCCCGGATGCCCCGGGACGCCACTCGCGCTGAGTATTTCGATCACCACTTCGGCCCTCGCCTCACCGGCGGGGGCCGAAGTCGTTGCGGGCCCTGTCCATTCCCAGGAGGCTGACAGCGCGCAGCATCCGTACCCCAAGGTTGCGCTCCTACTTTGGGATTCGTCGCACAGAGAGTGTGTGGCCCACCGGGTCCGACGGCCCGGGCGGAGACATCGAGAAACAAGGATGGACGAATGCCCAACAAGCATCAGCCGAACCGTAAGCCGCAGACGGCCCCGAATCGGCAGCAGCGCAAGCCGGCGCCGCGCCCCCAGGCCCGTCCCAAGAACTTCCCCTGGTTCTTCGGCAGCTGAGCAGCTGATCCCCGGGGCGAGCCCCTGCCGCTACGCGCGGCAGGGGCTCGCGTCGTCTCCGGTTGTGCGACAGAATTCAGCCCGCCTCCTTCACTTCGCGTTGCTGAATACCGCAGTCTCCTCTTCACGCATCTGCGGCGCGCAAGTCACCCGCGCACGGCTCCTCGCAGAGTGTCGAGGGACTCGAAACGCCCGTGCCGCAACTCGATCCGCCGTTCGGCGATGGCCAGCACACGCGGGTCGTGCGTGATGAGCAGCGTCGTCCGCGTCGATGCCAGCCGCGTGAGCGGTTCGAGCACCTCGTCGACGGTCTCGGCATCGAGTCCGGTGGTCGGCTCGTCGAGGATCAGCAGCGGCGTATTCCGCAAGAACGCTCGGGCCAACGCTATTCGTTGTTGCTGTCCACCGGAGAGGTTGTCCCCGCGTTCGACCACCTCGGCGTCGAAGCCACCGGGGAGTCGCCGGATGAACGGCGTCGCGCCGGCCAGGTCGGCGGCCGTGACGATCTGCTCGCGGGTGACGTCCGCCTGTCCGAACGCGATGTTCTCGGCGATCGTGCCGCTCATCAGTGCCGGCCGCTGCTGGAGCACCGACATGTGTGCGCGCAGGGTCGGGGTGTCCATGGTCCGGATGTCGTTGCCGTTCAGGAGTATCGCGCCCGCGTCGGGGTCGTAGAACCGCAGCAGCAGGTACGTCAGCGTGCTCTTGCCGGCGCCGCTGGGTCCGGTGATGGCGACGAGATCGCCGGCGTCGATGTCCAGCTGCACGTCGTCGAGCACCGTCGAATCCGTCTGCGGGTAGGCGAACGAGACACCGTCCAGGGTCAGGCTCACCGCCGACGCCACCGGGCCCGGCGGCACATCATCTCCGTCGAGCGTCTCGGCCACGCCGACCGGCGCATCCAGCACCTGTGCGACGCGTTCGGCGCTCGCGGTCGCCGCAGTGACGTCGACGACAAGTCCCCCAGCGTCTGGATCTGCGGGTACAGGTAGCCGAGATAGCCGGTCAGCGCGATGAGGGTGCCCAGTTCCGCTGTGCCGGCTGATATCTGCCAGGCTCCGAGGACGATCACCGCGATCATGCACAGCACCTCGACGACGGTGACGGCCTCGGAGAAGGCGGCGTCGGCACGGATCTCCGACATCCGGGCATCGCGCCATCGTCGACTCTGCCGCCCCACCCTGCGCCGGTCTCGATCGAGCTGACCGGCGGCCTGGATGGCGGGCGCATTGGCGACGCCCTCGGCGACCAGGGAACTGATCCGGCCGGCCGACGATCGTTCCCGGCGCGACGCACGCTTGACGATGACGCCGAAACGGCGGGCGATCAGCCACAGCAGGGGTGCGAGGATCGCGGCAGCCAGGGCGAGCTGCCACTGGGTCACGAAAGCCGCGACGGCATAGACGATCAGGCTCACGACGGCGACGGCGGCGGTGACGACCCCGGAGGACAGCAGACTGTCGACCGCTTCCACGTCGGAGGTGTTGCGGGACACGAGATCTCCCGTGCCGAATCGATGTCGCGCATGCGGTGCGAGCCGTTGCGTGTGCACGTACAACCGGTCGCGCAGCCGGAGAAGGAGTTTCTCGGTGACCCCGCCGGTCAGCACCGCTCCCGCGTACGAGGCCGCCGCACCGATGAGGGACGCGGCGATCCACACCAGCAGCGGATCGAGCAGAGCCGACAGATCGCCGGTGATGAGGACGTCGTCGACGATGTGGGCGAACACGGCGACGGTGACGACCGTGGTCGCGACGTGGACCAGATAGCAGAGGATCGCGGCGACGAGTCGCCACCTCAAGCCGGTGAGCAGCGGGCGGAAACGACGAATGGCCATCCGGAGAGACAGTGCGGTGGGATGCCCGGGGACCTGCCCGTCCGCGGTCGTTTCGTCCACTTCGTGCATCATCTGCCACTCTCCCAGCGACGGCATCCGCACCGCCGACGCCGAGGCTAGCGCGCGAACCTGGGGAAACCCTTGTCCGACAGCCGATCACAGGAGCCTCACAGAACATCGGCAGGCGCCGGACAGCCGTCTCCCACCGAAACAAACACCGCGGGGTGGGAATCCTGGTCGGATTCCCACCCCGCGGTGGTGATGCTGAGTGTCAGCCAGACGATCAGCCGATGCTGAACGGCTTGCCGTACAGGGTGATGACACCCTTCACGGCGTCGGTGCTGACGGTCACCTTGATCTTGGCCTTCGCCGAGGCGTAGCCCGCGCAGCCGTCCATGCCGAACTTCTCCTGGCTGTAGACGACGCCGCCGGACTTGCCCTTGAACGAGTACGAGTTGACCTTGTAGTCGCTGTACGCGGTGTCAGTGCCCGAGGTGGTCTCGATGATCGGGAAGTAGCTGGCCTGGCCCGGTCCGAGGGTGAAGCCTGCGCCAACCTCCGCGGAGCTCAGCGCGCCGCCCGACGAATCTGCGGTGACGCCGGCGCCGCCCTCGGCGCTGGCGCCGAAGTTGACCTGGCAGCCGACGAGGTAGCCCGCGTTGACCGAGCCGCCCTCGGCCTTGCCGCCGACGGTGACCTTGATCTTGCCCGAGACCCACACCTCACGGCTGGTCTGGACGTTGGTGACGGCGCGCTGGACGTTGACGAACTCGTCGAAGAGCTGGACGGTGACGGGGGTGCCGTCGACCAGGGTCCGGGTGACGGTGCCGCCCGGCAGCGGACCTGCGGTGGCGCCACCAGCAGCCAAGCTGGTCAGCCCCATCGCGACGGCGCCGGTGAGACCGGCAGCCGCAACCACGCGACGCGTGATGTTCTTCTTCATGATTCCCCTTCGTGGAATATCAATCTGCTCAGGGCAGATAAGTCAGGAAGTGCTAGTTATCTGCGCCAGAGTCAGTTGAGGCTGAAGGGCTGGCCGTACAGGGTGGACTGGATGAGGGAGCCTTCGCCGCTGACCTTGCCGTCGTCGGTGCTGTAGCCCTTGGCTCCGATCACCTTGGTGATGGTGCGAGCCGAGGCGAAGCCACCGCACTGCTGGACGGAGACCTCGAACTGCGACAGCTGGATCGCGGCCTGACCGTTGTCGGCGAGATCCTTGTCGGTGATGTCGACGAGTGCGACCTGTCCCGGGGACAGCGGAATGCTGACGGCACCGGTGGCGTTCGCGAGGCCGCCGAGGATGTCGATGCCGGCACCGAATCCGCCCGACAGACCGGTGATGTCGACCTGGCAGCCGACGAGCAGCTTGACGGCGAGGTTGCCGGAGACACCCTTGCTGGCCTTGGCCTGGTACACACCGGAAACGACAGCGGAGCGGCCCGCACCGTTGTTGGCGACCGACGGGGCCGGGAGTGCGAACTCACCGGTGCGCCACGTCTGGATGGACTCACCTTCGATGCCCGAGGCC harbors:
- a CDS encoding MspA family porin, with the protein product MKKNITRRVVAAAGLTGAVAMGLTSLAAGGATAGPLPGGTVTRTLVDGTPVTVQLFDEFVNVQRAVTNVQTSREVWVSGKIKVTVGGKAEGGSVNAGYLVGCQVNFGASAEGGAGVTADSSGGALSSAEVGAGFTLGPGQASYFPIIETTSGTDTAYSDYKVNSYSFKGKSGGVVYSQEKFGMDGCAGYASAKAKIKVTVSTDAVKGVITLYGKPFSIG
- a CDS encoding MspA family porin — translated: MSKFSKLGLRRAAGAVAIASAAVVGLAGMGAGDAAAGKLANGYKKASGIEGESIQTWRTGEFALPAPSVANNGAGRSAVVSGVYQAKASKGVSGNLAVKLLVGCQVDITGLSGGFGAGIDILGGLANATGAVSIPLSPGQVALVDITDKDLADNGQAAIQLSQFEVSVQQCGGFASARTITKVIGAKGYSTDDGKVSGEGSLIQSTLYGQPFSLN